CATACTAAACGATAGAACGAAGGCCGCCTATGTCGATAAGCTTTCTAAGAATCTATCGAACCATGCTCCTTCTCGCCCTAAAAAACTAATTTGGATTCTTCTGAAATGTACTAGTGGCCTTATTAAAGGTAGTATACAATATGCTGCTGCATCGTTACTCCTTCTCATTCTTTTGAAAGTTTCTTCACGAAATAAGACGTTAGAACTGAGCATTGGCAATGTCCTTGGCGATAAGATGGCGAACGACTGTAATAGGAGCTACTTGATAACTGCTCTATGTTCCATTATCCGCTACCTGAACAGTTGTCTACGTGAATATAGATTTAATAGTTTGTATCTTAAGATTAGTTAATGTATTGCGGTACATAGCTACACGGGTTACTACTGATCGGCTTTTTTTTTCTAACCTTTATATTATTCACGTATTTAAAATATCcatctctcttttcaaTAACGAGACTATAGATGACTAACGTTCCTCATTTTAGTGCTTATTATAATCCTGTATAATAGAGTATGGACGTACTAAAATATGTGTGATTATACATGGAGTCACATACTTCAGATAAATTCTAAGCGAAACTCTCATCTTTCTCCATTGTCATGTATTGCACACATAGATGTTAATGCATTCTTTGCTCAGGTCGAGCAAATACGCTGTAAGTATAGCCGTGATGATCCTGTTATTTGTGTGCAATGGAATTCTATCATTGCAGTTTCATATGCTGCTAGAAAACATGGAATATCTCGTATGGATAGTGTAACTGACGCACTAAAAAAGTGTGATTCGATTATTCCCATACATACTGCGGTATTTAAAATAGGAGAGGATTTTTGGCAATATCATGACGGGTGTGGGCCGTGGCATAAGGATCCTTCCAAGAGAATCGACCCCGCAATTCATAAAGTTGCACTTGATCCCTATAGAAGAGAGAGTCGTAAACTGCTGAagatatttcaaaaatGGTGCGATAATGTGGAAAAAGCTAGTATAGACGAGGTCTTTTTGGACCTTGGCATGAATTGTTTTCGCATGCTAATGTTTGATGAAAGTGTGAAAGGTTTTGATGACATACGAGAAATGTTTAGAACGGGCGAATATGACCTGAAAGACCCATTGCCAGAAGTCCCTGCTAACCATAATTTGCAGTTTAATGGTTTTGTCTATAATGAAGACGACATGCCGAAAATTGAGGATTGGAGTGATGTAATATTCTGTTTAGCGAGTAATATCACGAATAAAATCAGGCAGGATATTGATGACATATTGGGCTATACGACTTCATGTGGGATTTCTAGATGCAAAACCATATCTAAATTAGCATCCAACTTCAGGAAACCAAACGCTCAAAGCATAATTACTAATAGAAACGTTGAAAAGTTTCTCGATACAGAAGAGTTTGAATTATCGTCCTTCTGGACCATGGGAGGGATTGTGGGTCAAGAGTTAGTCAAATTGCTTGAACTTCCGTCAGAAAAATCACTGAAGTACATCAGGGAATCCTGGCCACTGTCTCCTACGGAAATAAGGGACAAACTAGCGTCTTCGTTGAAAGATCGGTCACCGCCGCCTTCTGGCGTTAACTATAATATTGACGAGACTAATGTCTCAGTAGTAGCTGATAAACTTTTCCACCTAGTTCGAGGATCATATCAAACTCCGGTAAGTGCAAAAGTGGCCATGTCTTCAATGAATTCGACGAAAAGGATGCGGGGAACTGCTTGCAGCGGCCTAATAAGTTGCTATCCTTGGCTACAAGTATACAGCGCTGAGTTAGCTGGCCGAGTGTCGGAGTTACAACAGGAATATGATAAAGTCTTTATTCCAAGAACAGTGAGCGTTACAGTAACCGGGAAACATCGACAGCGATATAACAAAAGCGCTCCGCTGGTATTGTCAAATACAGGCGTGACCATAACTGCATTATTTCAGGCGGGATGTAAAATTATGAAGGATATAGATGGCCTCTACGGTAGAGGCCTGCCGGAGTTGTACCCGTTAGGTTCTCTATCTTTGACCATATCCAATTTTGAAGTAATAGAGATGGGTAAAACTATAGTTGACATGCTAGGACGCCAGGTTGCAGTCGTTAAAAGACTAGAACCCGTAGGCACAGAACCCGAGCCAGAAACCCCTGCTGCTGAGCTACCAACTAGATATTACTGCGAGGTTTGCAAAATAGACTTTCCTGGTTCAAATGAACTACAGGAACACAGCGATTATCACTATGCCCAAAAACTCTCAACGGATTTGAACGGTGTTGGTGAGAATACATCAAATTTGAGTTATGGTGAGAGGAAACTACTTCTTGGTACTAAAAAGCGGGCTGCTGGGGTGCTGCAAAGTGCAATGCAGTCAAGAAAGAAGGGTAAGCCCAATGCAACTATAGATATATCCAAGTTTTTTAATTCACGTAAGTAAATAGTAAAATAAAAGTCGTTATAACCATTGTTTTTATTACTAAATCAGTTAACGAAgtatattatttttaatagTGAACGATGATTTTCAGTTACAAAACACAATGTAACGATAGAAAAGAAGAAC
The Eremothecium sinecaudum strain ATCC 58844 chromosome II, complete sequence DNA segment above includes these coding regions:
- the RAD30 gene encoding DNA-directed DNA polymerase eta (Syntenic homolog of Ashbya gossypii AAR136W; Syntenic homolog of Saccharomyces cerevisiae YDR419W (RAD30)), whose translation is MCDYTWSHILQINSKRNSHLSPLSCIAHIDVNAFFAQVEQIRCKYSRDDPVICVQWNSIIAVSYAARKHGISRMDSVTDALKKCDSIIPIHTAVFKIGEDFWQYHDGCGPWHKDPSKRIDPAIHKVALDPYRRESRKLLKIFQKWCDNVEKASIDEVFLDLGMNCFRMLMFDESVKGFDDIREMFRTGEYDLKDPLPEVPANHNLQFNGFVYNEDDMPKIEDWSDVIFCLASNITNKIRQDIDDILGYTTSCGISRCKTISKLASNFRKPNAQSIITNRNVEKFLDTEEFELSSFWTMGGIVGQELVKLLELPSEKSLKYIRESWPLSPTEIRDKLASSLKDRSPPPSGVNYNIDETNVSVVADKLFHLVRGSYQTPVSAKVAMSSMNSTKRMRGTACSGLISCYPWLQVYSAELAGRVSELQQEYDKVFIPRTVSVTVTGKHRQRYNKSAPLVLSNTGVTITALFQAGCKIMKDIDGLYGRGLPELYPLGSLSLTISNFEVIEMGKTIVDMLGRQVAVVKRLEPVGTEPEPETPAAELPTRYYCEVCKIDFPGSNELQEHSDYHYAQKLSTDLNGVGENTSNLSYGERKLLLGTKKRAAGVLQSAMQSRKKGKPNATIDISKFFNSRK